DNA sequence from the Simiduia curdlanivorans genome:
GGCCATAAATCGTAGAATGTCGACTTGGATAGGCGCGACGCGCATAACACTGGTGTTATATCCACCTACATAGTTAGCAAGATGATCATCTAACGCATGATATAAAATCCAGTAATTTGTTAACGCCAAACAAATGCCATCGCCCGTTATATGCCCGTAAGCGGCGTTTGATTGGGTGAAGCGCCACGTCAATATGCCTCCAAAGTTGTTGGTTGCTTTATCGTGGATTATCTTCATAAATCGATAAGTGTCTGACATAAATCATATCTCCAATTCCGTTGGTATAAATTCGCCGCAAGGCTTGCTTGCAAGAGAGATACGGAACCAGCTGCAAAAAAGTTGCAGGCTAAACCTTTAGGGCTTTAAATCGACCACTAAAATGCCAAAAGCCCACCTGAGCACCACTTTCGCCAATGAAACAACCGCAAAAATTGCGTCCATTGTCACTGATAGCGCTGACGTATAGGAGTACACCACTTCATTGCCTACTTCGTAGGCTTGGCAGTGGCATGCAGAAAGGCAGAAGGTGCTGAGTCTCTAGAAAGATCGCAGCGTCAGGGGCGCCGAATCATAGATTGGCTTAATCTCGGATGTTGAGTAGGCGTTACTCAGGACTTCACCCCACCCTTCGTTAGGTCACTAGGGTTTAAAATTCGCTCAAGTTCTGAGCGACTGAGATTTGTCTCCTCCACCGCCACATCAATAATCGTGCGACCCGATGCGTAAGCTTTCTTAGCAATAGCAGCCGCCTTTTGATAACCAATAAGCGGATTCAACGCAGTCACCAAAATAGGATTTCTAGCCAAGGCTCGCTCAATATTATTTTTATTAACGGTAAACCCGCTAACGGCTTTATCCGCGAGTAATCGCGTGCTATTGGCCAATAATTCAATGCTTTGCAGCAGGTTGTAAGCAATCACCGGCAACATAGCATTTAACTGAAAATTACCCGACTGCCCCGCTACCGTTATAGTAGTATCATTACCCATAACCTGTGCCGCCACCATGGTAATCGCTTCGGGAATAACGGGGTTTACTTTGCCAGGCATAATTGATGAACCCGGCTGTACAGCTTCTAATTGAATTTCACCTAACCCCGACAGCGGGCCCGAGTTCATCCAACGCAAGTCATTACCTATTTTCATTAAGCTTACAGCCAAGGTTTTTAGTTGGCCCGACAGCGCAACGGCCGTATCTTGGCTGCTTATACTGACAAAAAAATTCTCGCTAACGGTAAATTCAACAGCGCAAAAATCACTGAGCTCTTTAACAAAACCAGCGGCAAACTCAGGGGACGTATTAATGCCGGTACCCACCGCCGTGCCACCTTGAGCAAGAGATTTTAGCTCGGGTAATATGGCTTGGAGCCGGTGCTTACTCTGCTGTATCTGCCCCGCCCAAGCACTAAGCTCTTGGTCAAATCGAATAGGCATGGCATCCATTAGATGGGTGCGCCCCGTTTTTACATAACTCTCCAGCGTTTTTGCCTTTTCTATCAAGCTTCGATATAAAATATCGAGCGCTGGCAGCAATTCTTGCTCAACGGCCAAAACAGCACTCACATGAATAGCGGTAGGTATCACATCGTTACTACTCTGCCCACTGTTAACATGATCGTTCGGGTCGACTTTTTGATTCAAGATTCTACTGGCTAAGGTTGCAATCACTTCATTGATGTTCATATTAGTGCTAGTACCGGAACCCGTTTGAAATACATCCACTGGGAACTGCTCACCATGCTGACCGGAAAGCATTTTATCGCACGCGTCGACAATAGCATCGGCAATAGCAGCATCTAATAACGTAAGCTTTTTATTAGCAAGCGCGGCACAACGCTTGATCTTCGCTAAGGCGTGAATAAAACGGCTTGGCATCTCCAAGCCGCTAATGGGAAAGTTATTAACTGCGCGTTGTGTTTGGGCACCGAATAGCGCACCGGCCGGAACCTCTACCTCGCCCATGCTATCCGTTTCAATTCTGAATTTACCCATAACACCTCCTAAAAAAATCCCCACCAATGCAATACATCACCAACTTTATAAACTTAGTATTCACACAACTCGCGACTCATTGATGCCAAGCATCATTAACTGGGGATGCCACTGAGCTTGGCCAAACTAAAACCGCTAACGCTATTCATGCGCAATAGGTTTATCGGTGAATAAATAGTCTTTCAGCTCCTTATCAAAGCGAGCATCTTTTCGCCTGATCCACTCGAGCACCATTGCTGCATGTTCTTTCTCCTCGTCGCGATTATGGGCAAGAATCGCCTTCAAGGCTTCGTCTTTACAAGCATCTACTCGCTGATTATACCAATCCACGGCCTCGAGCTCTTCCATTAGCGATGTGATGGCTCGATGCATATCTCTTGTTTCGTCGCTGAGCTCGTCTATAGGCTCGTGATAACCTTCATTTGACATAACTTACCTCGGTAACTGTTGTTTTAGCGTACTAAAATAAATGGAAATAAATACCTAGATCGCGCAAGTAGCGTCCTAATACTAGCAGATTTACAGCCTCGTCAATTTCAAACTAACAATCAGCTTACCCATGCTAACCAATAGCCGGATTAGCGACGACTAAGGCACATAGCTAGAAGGTTACTAAACCGCTCTAAGCTGGAGAGGCTTCTAGGCACTATCTTAGAGTAATAGCTTTTCATTTTATTGAGGTAAATCACAGACACTCCTCACGCCGCAAAAAAAAGGGGGCTCATTTGAGCCCCCTTGTGGGTTTCAGTAAAACCGGGCATTAGTGCCTAGTATGACAGCGCCCGCGTTTGTCATGGTTATGATGACCGCGATGGCGACACCGATTTTTCTCCATAGATAAGGTCACAAGTACCGGATCATGATCTGAACTGCGATAGTGGCCAACACCGGTAAAATCGATTTGATCACCGTTAGCAGCGTTGTAATAGCTCAACGCTTGATCGTATTGCAATTGATAAAGCTCAACACCATTGATATTCCAATGGCTGACATCTACCACACGCTCAGCCGCAGCCGGTGATGCCAATACATGGTCAAGTGAACCCACCTGATCTGAACCGTAAAAGAAGTAGGAAAAGCCCTGCGGGTCATACACATCCTTGAGCGAAACCAAGCCATAGGTTTTAGTAACTTCGGCAGCCAGCGTATTGCCAGCTTGCGTATTCACCGCACCTTTTATGGTATAACCGCGCGCCTCGGCTGAGTAATCCGTTAACACCGCAATGGGGTCTTCCTGGCTGTAGCTATTGAGATCACCAATGACCAAGCGCTTTTCTGGCAATGGCATCTGCTCCAATGCCTCACCCAAGGCCACCGCAGCGGACACGCGCAGCGCGTTACAGCTGCCTTGCGCTAAGGTGAGATCAGTCGGGCTATTCTCATCTTCATAACAGGCCGAGCCTTTCGATTTAAAGTGATTGACCACAACGGCAAAGGTATCGCCCGTGTCGC
Encoded proteins:
- a CDS encoding ferritin-like domain-containing protein, whose protein sequence is MSNEGYHEPIDELSDETRDMHRAITSLMEELEAVDWYNQRVDACKDEALKAILAHNRDEEKEHAAMVLEWIRRKDARFDKELKDYLFTDKPIAHE
- a CDS encoding class II fumarate hydratase: MGKFRIETDSMGEVEVPAGALFGAQTQRAVNNFPISGLEMPSRFIHALAKIKRCAALANKKLTLLDAAIADAIVDACDKMLSGQHGEQFPVDVFQTGSGTSTNMNINEVIATLASRILNQKVDPNDHVNSGQSSNDVIPTAIHVSAVLAVEQELLPALDILYRSLIEKAKTLESYVKTGRTHLMDAMPIRFDQELSAWAGQIQQSKHRLQAILPELKSLAQGGTAVGTGINTSPEFAAGFVKELSDFCAVEFTVSENFFVSISSQDTAVALSGQLKTLAVSLMKIGNDLRWMNSGPLSGLGEIQLEAVQPGSSIMPGKVNPVIPEAITMVAAQVMGNDTTITVAGQSGNFQLNAMLPVIAYNLLQSIELLANSTRLLADKAVSGFTVNKNNIERALARNPILVTALNPLIGYQKAAAIAKKAYASGRTIIDVAVEETNLSRSELERILNPSDLTKGGVKS